The Armatimonadota bacterium sequence AATCTGCACATCGAGTTCTCCGGCACCGAAGATCTCCTCACCAAACTGTTTCACCTCAGCCAGGCAGCCGCGAATGACTACGAAGCGTTTCAGGCAGCCAGTGAGGGCGCCGTTCAAGAGAACCGGCGCCCTTTACTGGGCTAACTGACTTTATCGGTATGGTCGCTCTGTCCGGCAAACAGGCAGGCGGCCAAGACCGGAAAGTACTCGCACAAGGCGAGGTAACAGAAAGAAGGCCCGTCCAACTGCAGGATGACTGCCAGGCGGGGGAGCTTGCCGAGTTCCACGCGGCGAGTGCCGCGCTCCCAATGACCGACAGCTT is a genomic window containing:
- a CDS encoding helix-turn-helix transcriptional regulator: MYFIPPASAGKTNTMINNQHQLTPLPLRALIRQRREQLNISQAQVAEAFRLTPEAVGHWERGTRRVELGKLPRLAVILQLDGPSFCYLALCEYFPVLAACLFAGQSDHTDKVS